From Macaca mulatta isolate MMU2019108-1 chromosome 1, T2T-MMU8v2.0, whole genome shotgun sequence, the proteins below share one genomic window:
- the HNRNPR gene encoding heterogeneous nuclear ribonucleoprotein R isoform X3, which translates to MANQVNGNAVQLKEEEEPMDTSSVTHTEHYKTLIEAGLPQKVAERLDEIFQTGLVAYVDLDERAIDALREFNEEGALSVLQQFKESDLSHVQNKSAFLCGVMKTYRQREKQGSKVQESTKGPDEAKIKVFVGKIPRDLYEDELVPLFEKAGPIWDLRLMMDPLSGQNRGYAFITFCGKEAAQEAVKLCDSYEIRPGKHLGVCISVANNRLFVGSIPKNKTKENILEEFSKVTEGLVDVILYHQPDDKKKNRGFCFLEYEDHKSAAQARRRLMSGKVKVWGNVVTVEWADPVEEPDPEVMAKVKVLFVRNLATTVTEEILEKSFSEFGKLERVKKLKDYAFVHFEDRGAAVKAMDEMNGKEIEGEEIEIVLAKPPDKKRKERQAARQASRSTAYEDYYYHPPPRMPPPIRGRGRGGGRGGYGYPPDYYGYEDYYDDYYGYDYHDYRGGYEDPYYGYDDGYAVRGRGGGRGGRGAPPPPRGRGAPPPRGRAGYSQRGAPLGPPRGSRGGRGGPAQQQRGRGSRGSRGNRGGNVGGKRKADGYNQPDSKRRQTNNQQNWGSQPIAQQPLQQGGDYSGNYGYNNDNQEFYQDTYGQQWK; encoded by the exons ATGGCTAATCAGGTGAATGGTAATGCGGTACAgttaaaagaagaggaagaaccaATGGATACTTCCAGTGTAACTCACACAGAACACTACAAGACACTGATAGAGGCAGGCCTCCCACAGAAGGTGGCAGAAAGACTTGATGAAATATTTCAGACAG gaTTGGTAGCTTATGTCGATCTTGATGAAAGAGCAATTGATGCTCTCAGGGAATTTAATGAAGAAGGAGCTCTGTCTGTACTACAGCAGTTCAAGGAAAGTGACTTATCACATGTTCAG AACAAAAGTGCATTTTTATGTGGAGTTATGAAGACctacaggcagagagagaaacaggggaGCAAGGTGCAAGAGTCCACAAAGGGACCTGATGAAGCAAAGATCAAG GTGTTTGTAGGCAAAATACCAAGAGATTTATATGAGGATGAGTTGGTGCCCCTTTTCGAGAAGGCTGGACCCATTTGGGATCTGCGTCTTATGATGGATCCACTGTCTGGTCAGAATAGAGGGTATGCATTTATCACCTTCTGTGGAAAGGAAGCTGCACAGGAAGCCGTGAAACTG TGTGACAGCTATGAAATTCGCCCTGGTAAACACCTTGGAGTGTGCATTTCTGTGGCAAACAACAGACTTTTTGTTGGATCCATTCCGAAGAATAAgactaaagaaaacattttggaagaattcagtaaagtcacag AGGGTTTGGTGGACGTTATTCTCTATCATCAACCCGATGACAAAAAGAAGAATCGGGGGTTCTGCTTCCTTGAATATGAGGATCACAAGTCAGCAGCACAAGCCAGACGCCGGCTGATGAGTGGAAAAGTAAAAGTGTGGGGAAATGTAGTTACAGTTGAATGGGCTGACCCTGTGGAAGAACCAGATCCAGAAGTCATGGCTAAG GTAAAAGTTTTGTTTGTGAGAAACTTGGCTACTACAGTGACAGAAGAAATATTGGAAAAGTCATTTTCTGAATTTGGAAAACTCGAAAGAGTAAAGAAGTTGAAAGATTATGCATTTGTTCATTTTGAAGACAGAGGAGCAGCTGTTAAG gCTATGGATGAAATGAATGGCAAAGAAATAGAAGGGGAAGAAATTGAAATAGTCTTAGCCAAGCCAccagacaagaaaaggaaagagcgCCAAGCTGCTAGACAGGCCTCCAGAAGCACTGC GTATGAAGATTATTACTACCACCCTCCTCCTCGAATGCCACCTCCAATTAGAGGTCGGGGTCGTGGTGGGGGGAGAGGTGGATATGGCTACCCTCCAGATTACTATGGCTATGAAGATTACTATGATGATTACTATGGTTATGATTATCACGACTATCGTGGAGGCTATGAAGATCCCTACTACGGCTATGATGATGGCTATGCAgtaagaggaagaggaggaggaaggggagggcgAGGTGCTCCACCACCACCAAGGGGGAGGGGAGCACCACCTCCAAGAGGTAGAGCTGGCTATTCACAGAGGGGGGCACCTTTGGGACCACCAAGAGGCTCTAGGGGTGGCAGAGGGGGTCCTGCTCAACAGCAGAGAGGCCGTGGTTCCCGTGGATCTCGGGGCAATCGTGGGGGCAATGTAGGAGGCAAGAGAAAGGCAGATGGGTACAACCAACCTGATTCCAAGCGTCGTCAGACCAACAACCAACAGAACTGGGGTTCCCAACCCATCGCTCAGCAGCCGCTTCAGCAAGGTGGTGACTATTCTGGTAACTATGGTTACAATAATGACAACCAGGAATTTTATCAGGATACTTATGGGCAACAGTGGAAGTAG
- the HNRNPR gene encoding heterogeneous nuclear ribonucleoprotein R isoform X1, translating to MANQVNGNAVQLKEEEEPMDTSSVTHTEHYKTLIEAGLPQKVAERLDEIFQTGLVAYVDLDERAIDALREFNEEGALSVLQQFKESDLSHVQNKSAFLCGVMKTYRQREKQGSKVQESTKGPDEAKIKALLERTGYTLDVTTGQRKYGGPPPDSVYSGVQPGIGTEVFVGKIPRDLYEDELVPLFEKAGPIWDLRLMMDPLSGQNRGYAFITFCGKEAAQEAVKLCDSYEIRPGKHLGVCISVANNRLFVGSIPKNKTKENILEEFSKVTGLTEGLVDVILYHQPDDKKKNRGFCFLEYEDHKSAAQARRRLMSGKVKVWGNVVTVEWADPVEEPDPEVMAKVKVLFVRNLATTVTEEILEKSFSEFGKLERVKKLKDYAFVHFEDRGAAVKAMDEMNGKEIEGEEIEIVLAKPPDKKRKERQAARQASRSTAYEDYYYHPPPRMPPPIRGRGRGGGRGGYGYPPDYYGYEDYYDDYYGYDYHDYRGGYEDPYYGYDDGYAVRGRGGGRGGRGAPPPPRGRGAPPPRGRAGYSQRGAPLGPPRGSRGGRGGPAQQQRGRGSRGSRGNRGGNVGGKRKADGYNQPDSKRRQTNNQQNWGSQPIAQQPLQQGGDYSGNYGYNNDNQEFYQDTYGQQWK from the exons ATGGCTAATCAGGTGAATGGTAATGCGGTACAgttaaaagaagaggaagaaccaATGGATACTTCCAGTGTAACTCACACAGAACACTACAAGACACTGATAGAGGCAGGCCTCCCACAGAAGGTGGCAGAAAGACTTGATGAAATATTTCAGACAG gaTTGGTAGCTTATGTCGATCTTGATGAAAGAGCAATTGATGCTCTCAGGGAATTTAATGAAGAAGGAGCTCTGTCTGTACTACAGCAGTTCAAGGAAAGTGACTTATCACATGTTCAG AACAAAAGTGCATTTTTATGTGGAGTTATGAAGACctacaggcagagagagaaacaggggaGCAAGGTGCAAGAGTCCACAAAGGGACCTGATGAAGCAAAGATCAAG GCCTTGCTTGAGAGAACTGGTTATACTCTGGATGTAACCACAGGACAGAGGAAGTATGGTGGTCCTCCACCAGACAGTGTGTACTCTGGCGTGCAACCTGGAATTGGAACGGAG GTGTTTGTAGGCAAAATACCAAGAGATTTATATGAGGATGAGTTGGTGCCCCTTTTCGAGAAGGCTGGACCCATTTGGGATCTGCGTCTTATGATGGATCCACTGTCTGGTCAGAATAGAGGGTATGCATTTATCACCTTCTGTGGAAAGGAAGCTGCACAGGAAGCCGTGAAACTG TGTGACAGCTATGAAATTCGCCCTGGTAAACACCTTGGAGTGTGCATTTCTGTGGCAAACAACAGACTTTTTGTTGGATCCATTCCGAAGAATAAgactaaagaaaacattttggaagaattcagtaaagtcaca GGTTTAACAGAGGGTTTGGTGGACGTTATTCTCTATCATCAACCCGATGACAAAAAGAAGAATCGGGGGTTCTGCTTCCTTGAATATGAGGATCACAAGTCAGCAGCACAAGCCAGACGCCGGCTGATGAGTGGAAAAGTAAAAGTGTGGGGAAATGTAGTTACAGTTGAATGGGCTGACCCTGTGGAAGAACCAGATCCAGAAGTCATGGCTAAG GTAAAAGTTTTGTTTGTGAGAAACTTGGCTACTACAGTGACAGAAGAAATATTGGAAAAGTCATTTTCTGAATTTGGAAAACTCGAAAGAGTAAAGAAGTTGAAAGATTATGCATTTGTTCATTTTGAAGACAGAGGAGCAGCTGTTAAG gCTATGGATGAAATGAATGGCAAAGAAATAGAAGGGGAAGAAATTGAAATAGTCTTAGCCAAGCCAccagacaagaaaaggaaagagcgCCAAGCTGCTAGACAGGCCTCCAGAAGCACTGC GTATGAAGATTATTACTACCACCCTCCTCCTCGAATGCCACCTCCAATTAGAGGTCGGGGTCGTGGTGGGGGGAGAGGTGGATATGGCTACCCTCCAGATTACTATGGCTATGAAGATTACTATGATGATTACTATGGTTATGATTATCACGACTATCGTGGAGGCTATGAAGATCCCTACTACGGCTATGATGATGGCTATGCAgtaagaggaagaggaggaggaaggggagggcgAGGTGCTCCACCACCACCAAGGGGGAGGGGAGCACCACCTCCAAGAGGTAGAGCTGGCTATTCACAGAGGGGGGCACCTTTGGGACCACCAAGAGGCTCTAGGGGTGGCAGAGGGGGTCCTGCTCAACAGCAGAGAGGCCGTGGTTCCCGTGGATCTCGGGGCAATCGTGGGGGCAATGTAGGAGGCAAGAGAAAGGCAGATGGGTACAACCAACCTGATTCCAAGCGTCGTCAGACCAACAACCAACAGAACTGGGGTTCCCAACCCATCGCTCAGCAGCCGCTTCAGCAAGGTGGTGACTATTCTGGTAACTATGGTTACAATAATGACAACCAGGAATTTTATCAGGATACTTATGGGCAACAGTGGAAGTAG
- the HNRNPR gene encoding heterogeneous nuclear ribonucleoprotein R isoform X4: MANQVNGNAVQLKEEEEPMDTSSVTHTEHYKTLIEAGLPQKVAERLDEIFQTGLVAYVDLDERAIDALREFNEEGALSVLQQFKESDLSHVQNKSAFLCGVMKTYRQREKQGSKVQESTKGPDEAKIKALLERTGYTLDVTTGQRKYGGPPPDSVYSGVQPGIGTECDSYEIRPGKHLGVCISVANNRLFVGSIPKNKTKENILEEFSKVTGLTEGLVDVILYHQPDDKKKNRGFCFLEYEDHKSAAQARRRLMSGKVKVWGNVVTVEWADPVEEPDPEVMAKVKVLFVRNLATTVTEEILEKSFSEFGKLERVKKLKDYAFVHFEDRGAAVKAMDEMNGKEIEGEEIEIVLAKPPDKKRKERQAARQASRSTAYEDYYYHPPPRMPPPIRGRGRGGGRGGYGYPPDYYGYEDYYDDYYGYDYHDYRGGYEDPYYGYDDGYAVRGRGGGRGGRGAPPPPRGRGAPPPRGRAGYSQRGAPLGPPRGSRGGRGGPAQQQRGRGSRGSRGNRGGNVGGKRKADGYNQPDSKRRQTNNQQNWGSQPIAQQPLQQGGDYSGNYGYNNDNQEFYQDTYGQQWK; the protein is encoded by the exons ATGGCTAATCAGGTGAATGGTAATGCGGTACAgttaaaagaagaggaagaaccaATGGATACTTCCAGTGTAACTCACACAGAACACTACAAGACACTGATAGAGGCAGGCCTCCCACAGAAGGTGGCAGAAAGACTTGATGAAATATTTCAGACAG gaTTGGTAGCTTATGTCGATCTTGATGAAAGAGCAATTGATGCTCTCAGGGAATTTAATGAAGAAGGAGCTCTGTCTGTACTACAGCAGTTCAAGGAAAGTGACTTATCACATGTTCAG AACAAAAGTGCATTTTTATGTGGAGTTATGAAGACctacaggcagagagagaaacaggggaGCAAGGTGCAAGAGTCCACAAAGGGACCTGATGAAGCAAAGATCAAG GCCTTGCTTGAGAGAACTGGTTATACTCTGGATGTAACCACAGGACAGAGGAAGTATGGTGGTCCTCCACCAGACAGTGTGTACTCTGGCGTGCAACCTGGAATTGGAACGGAG TGTGACAGCTATGAAATTCGCCCTGGTAAACACCTTGGAGTGTGCATTTCTGTGGCAAACAACAGACTTTTTGTTGGATCCATTCCGAAGAATAAgactaaagaaaacattttggaagaattcagtaaagtcaca GGTTTAACAGAGGGTTTGGTGGACGTTATTCTCTATCATCAACCCGATGACAAAAAGAAGAATCGGGGGTTCTGCTTCCTTGAATATGAGGATCACAAGTCAGCAGCACAAGCCAGACGCCGGCTGATGAGTGGAAAAGTAAAAGTGTGGGGAAATGTAGTTACAGTTGAATGGGCTGACCCTGTGGAAGAACCAGATCCAGAAGTCATGGCTAAG GTAAAAGTTTTGTTTGTGAGAAACTTGGCTACTACAGTGACAGAAGAAATATTGGAAAAGTCATTTTCTGAATTTGGAAAACTCGAAAGAGTAAAGAAGTTGAAAGATTATGCATTTGTTCATTTTGAAGACAGAGGAGCAGCTGTTAAG gCTATGGATGAAATGAATGGCAAAGAAATAGAAGGGGAAGAAATTGAAATAGTCTTAGCCAAGCCAccagacaagaaaaggaaagagcgCCAAGCTGCTAGACAGGCCTCCAGAAGCACTGC GTATGAAGATTATTACTACCACCCTCCTCCTCGAATGCCACCTCCAATTAGAGGTCGGGGTCGTGGTGGGGGGAGAGGTGGATATGGCTACCCTCCAGATTACTATGGCTATGAAGATTACTATGATGATTACTATGGTTATGATTATCACGACTATCGTGGAGGCTATGAAGATCCCTACTACGGCTATGATGATGGCTATGCAgtaagaggaagaggaggaggaaggggagggcgAGGTGCTCCACCACCACCAAGGGGGAGGGGAGCACCACCTCCAAGAGGTAGAGCTGGCTATTCACAGAGGGGGGCACCTTTGGGACCACCAAGAGGCTCTAGGGGTGGCAGAGGGGGTCCTGCTCAACAGCAGAGAGGCCGTGGTTCCCGTGGATCTCGGGGCAATCGTGGGGGCAATGTAGGAGGCAAGAGAAAGGCAGATGGGTACAACCAACCTGATTCCAAGCGTCGTCAGACCAACAACCAACAGAACTGGGGTTCCCAACCCATCGCTCAGCAGCCGCTTCAGCAAGGTGGTGACTATTCTGGTAACTATGGTTACAATAATGACAACCAGGAATTTTATCAGGATACTTATGGGCAACAGTGGAAGTAG
- the HNRNPR gene encoding heterogeneous nuclear ribonucleoprotein R isoform X2 — MANQVNGNAVQLKEEEEPMDTSSVTHTEHYKTLIEAGLPQKVAERLDEIFQTGLVAYVDLDERAIDALREFNEEGALSVLQQFKESDLSHVQNKSAFLCGVMKTYRQREKQGSKVQESTKGPDEAKIKALLERTGYTLDVTTGQRKYGGPPPDSVYSGVQPGIGTEVFVGKIPRDLYEDELVPLFEKAGPIWDLRLMMDPLSGQNRGYAFITFCGKEAAQEAVKLCDSYEIRPGKHLGVCISVANNRLFVGSIPKNKTKENILEEFSKVTEGLVDVILYHQPDDKKKNRGFCFLEYEDHKSAAQARRRLMSGKVKVWGNVVTVEWADPVEEPDPEVMAKVKVLFVRNLATTVTEEILEKSFSEFGKLERVKKLKDYAFVHFEDRGAAVKAMDEMNGKEIEGEEIEIVLAKPPDKKRKERQAARQASRSTAYEDYYYHPPPRMPPPIRGRGRGGGRGGYGYPPDYYGYEDYYDDYYGYDYHDYRGGYEDPYYGYDDGYAVRGRGGGRGGRGAPPPPRGRGAPPPRGRAGYSQRGAPLGPPRGSRGGRGGPAQQQRGRGSRGSRGNRGGNVGGKRKADGYNQPDSKRRQTNNQQNWGSQPIAQQPLQQGGDYSGNYGYNNDNQEFYQDTYGQQWK, encoded by the exons ATGGCTAATCAGGTGAATGGTAATGCGGTACAgttaaaagaagaggaagaaccaATGGATACTTCCAGTGTAACTCACACAGAACACTACAAGACACTGATAGAGGCAGGCCTCCCACAGAAGGTGGCAGAAAGACTTGATGAAATATTTCAGACAG gaTTGGTAGCTTATGTCGATCTTGATGAAAGAGCAATTGATGCTCTCAGGGAATTTAATGAAGAAGGAGCTCTGTCTGTACTACAGCAGTTCAAGGAAAGTGACTTATCACATGTTCAG AACAAAAGTGCATTTTTATGTGGAGTTATGAAGACctacaggcagagagagaaacaggggaGCAAGGTGCAAGAGTCCACAAAGGGACCTGATGAAGCAAAGATCAAG GCCTTGCTTGAGAGAACTGGTTATACTCTGGATGTAACCACAGGACAGAGGAAGTATGGTGGTCCTCCACCAGACAGTGTGTACTCTGGCGTGCAACCTGGAATTGGAACGGAG GTGTTTGTAGGCAAAATACCAAGAGATTTATATGAGGATGAGTTGGTGCCCCTTTTCGAGAAGGCTGGACCCATTTGGGATCTGCGTCTTATGATGGATCCACTGTCTGGTCAGAATAGAGGGTATGCATTTATCACCTTCTGTGGAAAGGAAGCTGCACAGGAAGCCGTGAAACTG TGTGACAGCTATGAAATTCGCCCTGGTAAACACCTTGGAGTGTGCATTTCTGTGGCAAACAACAGACTTTTTGTTGGATCCATTCCGAAGAATAAgactaaagaaaacattttggaagaattcagtaaagtcacag AGGGTTTGGTGGACGTTATTCTCTATCATCAACCCGATGACAAAAAGAAGAATCGGGGGTTCTGCTTCCTTGAATATGAGGATCACAAGTCAGCAGCACAAGCCAGACGCCGGCTGATGAGTGGAAAAGTAAAAGTGTGGGGAAATGTAGTTACAGTTGAATGGGCTGACCCTGTGGAAGAACCAGATCCAGAAGTCATGGCTAAG GTAAAAGTTTTGTTTGTGAGAAACTTGGCTACTACAGTGACAGAAGAAATATTGGAAAAGTCATTTTCTGAATTTGGAAAACTCGAAAGAGTAAAGAAGTTGAAAGATTATGCATTTGTTCATTTTGAAGACAGAGGAGCAGCTGTTAAG gCTATGGATGAAATGAATGGCAAAGAAATAGAAGGGGAAGAAATTGAAATAGTCTTAGCCAAGCCAccagacaagaaaaggaaagagcgCCAAGCTGCTAGACAGGCCTCCAGAAGCACTGC GTATGAAGATTATTACTACCACCCTCCTCCTCGAATGCCACCTCCAATTAGAGGTCGGGGTCGTGGTGGGGGGAGAGGTGGATATGGCTACCCTCCAGATTACTATGGCTATGAAGATTACTATGATGATTACTATGGTTATGATTATCACGACTATCGTGGAGGCTATGAAGATCCCTACTACGGCTATGATGATGGCTATGCAgtaagaggaagaggaggaggaaggggagggcgAGGTGCTCCACCACCACCAAGGGGGAGGGGAGCACCACCTCCAAGAGGTAGAGCTGGCTATTCACAGAGGGGGGCACCTTTGGGACCACCAAGAGGCTCTAGGGGTGGCAGAGGGGGTCCTGCTCAACAGCAGAGAGGCCGTGGTTCCCGTGGATCTCGGGGCAATCGTGGGGGCAATGTAGGAGGCAAGAGAAAGGCAGATGGGTACAACCAACCTGATTCCAAGCGTCGTCAGACCAACAACCAACAGAACTGGGGTTCCCAACCCATCGCTCAGCAGCCGCTTCAGCAAGGTGGTGACTATTCTGGTAACTATGGTTACAATAATGACAACCAGGAATTTTATCAGGATACTTATGGGCAACAGTGGAAGTAG
- the HNRNPR gene encoding heterogeneous nuclear ribonucleoprotein R isoform X5, with amino-acid sequence MANQVNGNAVQLKEEEEPMDTSSVTHTEHYKTLIEAGLPQKVAERLDEIFQTGLVAYVDLDERAIDALREFNEEGALSVLQQFKESDLSHVQNKSAFLCGVMKTYRQREKQGSKVQESTKGPDEAKIKALLERTGYTLDVTTGQRKYGGPPPDSVYSGVQPGIGTECDSYEIRPGKHLGVCISVANNRLFVGSIPKNKTKENILEEFSKVTEGLVDVILYHQPDDKKKNRGFCFLEYEDHKSAAQARRRLMSGKVKVWGNVVTVEWADPVEEPDPEVMAKVKVLFVRNLATTVTEEILEKSFSEFGKLERVKKLKDYAFVHFEDRGAAVKAMDEMNGKEIEGEEIEIVLAKPPDKKRKERQAARQASRSTAYEDYYYHPPPRMPPPIRGRGRGGGRGGYGYPPDYYGYEDYYDDYYGYDYHDYRGGYEDPYYGYDDGYAVRGRGGGRGGRGAPPPPRGRGAPPPRGRAGYSQRGAPLGPPRGSRGGRGGPAQQQRGRGSRGSRGNRGGNVGGKRKADGYNQPDSKRRQTNNQQNWGSQPIAQQPLQQGGDYSGNYGYNNDNQEFYQDTYGQQWK; translated from the exons ATGGCTAATCAGGTGAATGGTAATGCGGTACAgttaaaagaagaggaagaaccaATGGATACTTCCAGTGTAACTCACACAGAACACTACAAGACACTGATAGAGGCAGGCCTCCCACAGAAGGTGGCAGAAAGACTTGATGAAATATTTCAGACAG gaTTGGTAGCTTATGTCGATCTTGATGAAAGAGCAATTGATGCTCTCAGGGAATTTAATGAAGAAGGAGCTCTGTCTGTACTACAGCAGTTCAAGGAAAGTGACTTATCACATGTTCAG AACAAAAGTGCATTTTTATGTGGAGTTATGAAGACctacaggcagagagagaaacaggggaGCAAGGTGCAAGAGTCCACAAAGGGACCTGATGAAGCAAAGATCAAG GCCTTGCTTGAGAGAACTGGTTATACTCTGGATGTAACCACAGGACAGAGGAAGTATGGTGGTCCTCCACCAGACAGTGTGTACTCTGGCGTGCAACCTGGAATTGGAACGGAG TGTGACAGCTATGAAATTCGCCCTGGTAAACACCTTGGAGTGTGCATTTCTGTGGCAAACAACAGACTTTTTGTTGGATCCATTCCGAAGAATAAgactaaagaaaacattttggaagaattcagtaaagtcacag AGGGTTTGGTGGACGTTATTCTCTATCATCAACCCGATGACAAAAAGAAGAATCGGGGGTTCTGCTTCCTTGAATATGAGGATCACAAGTCAGCAGCACAAGCCAGACGCCGGCTGATGAGTGGAAAAGTAAAAGTGTGGGGAAATGTAGTTACAGTTGAATGGGCTGACCCTGTGGAAGAACCAGATCCAGAAGTCATGGCTAAG GTAAAAGTTTTGTTTGTGAGAAACTTGGCTACTACAGTGACAGAAGAAATATTGGAAAAGTCATTTTCTGAATTTGGAAAACTCGAAAGAGTAAAGAAGTTGAAAGATTATGCATTTGTTCATTTTGAAGACAGAGGAGCAGCTGTTAAG gCTATGGATGAAATGAATGGCAAAGAAATAGAAGGGGAAGAAATTGAAATAGTCTTAGCCAAGCCAccagacaagaaaaggaaagagcgCCAAGCTGCTAGACAGGCCTCCAGAAGCACTGC GTATGAAGATTATTACTACCACCCTCCTCCTCGAATGCCACCTCCAATTAGAGGTCGGGGTCGTGGTGGGGGGAGAGGTGGATATGGCTACCCTCCAGATTACTATGGCTATGAAGATTACTATGATGATTACTATGGTTATGATTATCACGACTATCGTGGAGGCTATGAAGATCCCTACTACGGCTATGATGATGGCTATGCAgtaagaggaagaggaggaggaaggggagggcgAGGTGCTCCACCACCACCAAGGGGGAGGGGAGCACCACCTCCAAGAGGTAGAGCTGGCTATTCACAGAGGGGGGCACCTTTGGGACCACCAAGAGGCTCTAGGGGTGGCAGAGGGGGTCCTGCTCAACAGCAGAGAGGCCGTGGTTCCCGTGGATCTCGGGGCAATCGTGGGGGCAATGTAGGAGGCAAGAGAAAGGCAGATGGGTACAACCAACCTGATTCCAAGCGTCGTCAGACCAACAACCAACAGAACTGGGGTTCCCAACCCATCGCTCAGCAGCCGCTTCAGCAAGGTGGTGACTATTCTGGTAACTATGGTTACAATAATGACAACCAGGAATTTTATCAGGATACTTATGGGCAACAGTGGAAGTAG
- the HNRNPR gene encoding heterogeneous nuclear ribonucleoprotein R isoform X9, giving the protein MKTYRQREKQGSKVQESTKGPDEAKIKALLERTGYTLDVTTGQRKYGGPPPDSVYSGVQPGIGTEVFVGKIPRDLYEDELVPLFEKAGPIWDLRLMMDPLSGQNRGYAFITFCGKEAAQEAVKLCDSYEIRPGKHLGVCISVANNRLFVGSIPKNKTKENILEEFSKVTGLTEGLVDVILYHQPDDKKKNRGFCFLEYEDHKSAAQARRRLMSGKVKVWGNVVTVEWADPVEEPDPEVMAKVKVLFVRNLATTVTEEILEKSFSEFGKLERVKKLKDYAFVHFEDRGAAVKAMDEMNGKEIEGEEIEIVLAKPPDKKRKERQAARQASRSTAYEDYYYHPPPRMPPPIRGRGRGGGRGGYGYPPDYYGYEDYYDDYYGYDYHDYRGGYEDPYYGYDDGYAVRGRGGGRGGRGAPPPPRGRGAPPPRGRAGYSQRGAPLGPPRGSRGGRGGPAQQQRGRGSRGSRGNRGGNVGGKRKADGYNQPDSKRRQTNNQQNWGSQPIAQQPLQQGGDYSGNYGYNNDNQEFYQDTYGQQWK; this is encoded by the exons ATGAAGACctacaggcagagagagaaacaggggaGCAAGGTGCAAGAGTCCACAAAGGGACCTGATGAAGCAAAGATCAAG GCCTTGCTTGAGAGAACTGGTTATACTCTGGATGTAACCACAGGACAGAGGAAGTATGGTGGTCCTCCACCAGACAGTGTGTACTCTGGCGTGCAACCTGGAATTGGAACGGAG GTGTTTGTAGGCAAAATACCAAGAGATTTATATGAGGATGAGTTGGTGCCCCTTTTCGAGAAGGCTGGACCCATTTGGGATCTGCGTCTTATGATGGATCCACTGTCTGGTCAGAATAGAGGGTATGCATTTATCACCTTCTGTGGAAAGGAAGCTGCACAGGAAGCCGTGAAACTG TGTGACAGCTATGAAATTCGCCCTGGTAAACACCTTGGAGTGTGCATTTCTGTGGCAAACAACAGACTTTTTGTTGGATCCATTCCGAAGAATAAgactaaagaaaacattttggaagaattcagtaaagtcac TGGTTTAACAGAGGGTTTGGTGGACGTTATTCTCTATCATCAACCCGATGACAAAAAGAAGAATCGGGGGTTCTGCTTCCTTGAATATGAGGATCACAAGTCAGCAGCACAAGCCAGACGCCGGCTGATGAGTGGAAAAGTAAAAGTGTGGGGAAATGTAGTTACAGTTGAATGGGCTGACCCTGTGGAAGAACCAGATCCAGAAGTCATGGCTAAG GTAAAAGTTTTGTTTGTGAGAAACTTGGCTACTACAGTGACAGAAGAAATATTGGAAAAGTCATTTTCTGAATTTGGAAAACTCGAAAGAGTAAAGAAGTTGAAAGATTATGCATTTGTTCATTTTGAAGACAGAGGAGCAGCTGTTAAG gCTATGGATGAAATGAATGGCAAAGAAATAGAAGGGGAAGAAATTGAAATAGTCTTAGCCAAGCCAccagacaagaaaaggaaagagcgCCAAGCTGCTAGACAGGCCTCCAGAAGCACTGC GTATGAAGATTATTACTACCACCCTCCTCCTCGAATGCCACCTCCAATTAGAGGTCGGGGTCGTGGTGGGGGGAGAGGTGGATATGGCTACCCTCCAGATTACTATGGCTATGAAGATTACTATGATGATTACTATGGTTATGATTATCACGACTATCGTGGAGGCTATGAAGATCCCTACTACGGCTATGATGATGGCTATGCAgtaagaggaagaggaggaggaaggggagggcgAGGTGCTCCACCACCACCAAGGGGGAGGGGAGCACCACCTCCAAGAGGTAGAGCTGGCTATTCACAGAGGGGGGCACCTTTGGGACCACCAAGAGGCTCTAGGGGTGGCAGAGGGGGTCCTGCTCAACAGCAGAGAGGCCGTGGTTCCCGTGGATCTCGGGGCAATCGTGGGGGCAATGTAGGAGGCAAGAGAAAGGCAGATGGGTACAACCAACCTGATTCCAAGCGTCGTCAGACCAACAACCAACAGAACTGGGGTTCCCAACCCATCGCTCAGCAGCCGCTTCAGCAAGGTGGTGACTATTCTGGTAACTATGGTTACAATAATGACAACCAGGAATTTTATCAGGATACTTATGGGCAACAGTGGAAGTAG